The following proteins come from a genomic window of candidate division WOR-3 bacterium:
- a CDS encoding small multi-drug export: protein MSPELAVFLTSMLPIIELRGALPMAIAIFHIPWFKALIISFVGNLIPVPFILWLLDPAVKLLSKIRPFQKFFKWLFERTRRKSNRVIEKYEELGLLAFVAIPLPGTGAWTGALIAFLFGLEFKKSFLVIATGVLIAGIIVTTLCLLGWVGAVIAGAALILLALLGFWKL from the coding sequence ATCTCACCGGAACTGGCTGTATTTTTGACCTCGATGTTGCCGATCATTGAATTGCGGGGCGCCCTGCCCATGGCGATCGCGATCTTTCACATACCGTGGTTCAAAGCACTGATAATCTCTTTTGTCGGCAACTTGATTCCAGTACCTTTTATCCTCTGGCTGCTCGATCCGGCGGTTAAACTTTTGTCGAAGATAAGACCGTTTCAAAAATTTTTTAAATGGCTCTTTGAAAGAACACGACGTAAAAGCAATCGCGTCATTGAAAAATACGAAGAACTCGGCTTGCTTGCATTCGTGGCGATTCCCCTTCCTGGAACCGGTGCCTGGACAGGTGCCCTCATCGCCTTTCTCTTTGGCCTTGAATTCAAAAAATCGTTTCTGGTAATCGCCACAGGAGTCCTGATCGCCGGAATCATCGTAACCACACTCTGCCTGCTCGGTTGGGTGGGAGCCGTGATTGCCGGAGCGGCGCTCATCCTGCTCGCCCTTTTAGGATTCTGGAAATTATAA
- a CDS encoding orotidine-5'-phosphate decarboxylase, translating into MPEGMKGGLMPAEHLIVSLDLTDFEKIKEIVVQLKGAVNFYKVGAVPFTYFGLELIDFLKEQNCRIMLDLKYHDIPNTVARACEGAAERGADFITIHTSGGFSMLEEAVKATLMISELKKINRPKLLGITVLTSIDEAYFKDLFGDLKRTLTEQVVFLAQLARSAGLDGVVASPKEIEPIRKECGEDLLIVTPGIRPEFQTVKADDQARVTTPRQAIQRGADYIVIGRPIVKAADPREAVEKIIKEIGDGDRKTA; encoded by the coding sequence ATGCCGGAGGGGATGAAAGGAGGTTTGATGCCCGCAGAGCACTTGATAGTTTCCCTTGATCTGACCGATTTTGAAAAGATTAAAGAGATTGTAGTTCAATTAAAAGGAGCCGTAAATTTTTATAAGGTGGGTGCGGTGCCCTTTACTTACTTTGGATTGGAGCTCATTGATTTTCTTAAAGAACAGAACTGCAGGATAATGCTGGATTTAAAGTATCACGACATCCCCAATACCGTCGCCCGTGCCTGTGAAGGAGCGGCGGAAAGAGGAGCGGACTTCATTACCATTCATACAAGCGGCGGATTCTCCATGCTCGAAGAAGCAGTAAAGGCAACCCTGATGATTTCCGAACTCAAGAAGATCAATCGGCCGAAGTTATTGGGGATTACAGTGCTGACAAGTATCGACGAGGCATACTTCAAAGACCTGTTCGGCGATTTAAAGAGAACCCTCACTGAACAGGTGGTTTTTCTCGCCCAGCTGGCACGGAGTGCGGGGCTGGACGGCGTTGTCGCGTCACCGAAAGAGATCGAGCCGATTCGTAAAGAATGCGGTGAAGATCTCTTGATCGTTACACCCGGGATCAGGCCTGAATTCCAGACCGTAAAAGCCGACGACCAGGCGCGTGTGACGACTCCGCGTCAGGCAATACAGAGAGGAGCTGATTATATCGTTATCGGCAGACCGATCGTCAAAGCGGCTGATCCCAGAGAGGCGGTGGAAAAGATTATCAAGGAGATTGGAGATGGAGATAGAAAAACTGCTTAA
- a CDS encoding orotate phosphoribosyltransferase, which yields MEIEKLLKELKVLQEGHFVLNSGLHSGFYFEKFRILENPDATTKLCRMIVEKYKDSEIEWVIGPTTGGIIIAFEVARQLTTYAGFAEERDGKRRVGRGFDIRDKNILIVDDVMTTGKSIIETIDAVKEKQAKIKGIAVLIDRSIEKLPFDYFAIYKKSVINYKPEECPLCKKNIPVTKPGGL from the coding sequence ATGGAGATAGAAAAACTGCTTAAAGAATTAAAGGTCTTGCAGGAAGGACATTTTGTCTTGAATTCAGGATTACACAGCGGGTTCTATTTTGAAAAATTCCGTATCCTCGAGAACCCCGATGCAACGACGAAGCTGTGCAGAATGATCGTCGAGAAATATAAAGATAGTGAAATCGAGTGGGTTATCGGTCCGACGACCGGCGGCATCATTATAGCATTCGAAGTCGCCCGACAATTAACCACGTATGCGGGATTTGCCGAAGAGCGGGACGGTAAAAGGCGTGTTGGACGGGGCTTTGACATAAGAGACAAAAATATTTTGATTGTCGATGATGTGATGACAACGGGAAAGTCCATTATAGAAACGATCGATGCCGTAAAAGAAAAACAGGCGAAGATAAAAGGGATCGCCGTGTTGATCGACCGCAGTATTGAGAAACTACCGTTTGATTATTTCGCGATATATAAAAAGTCGGTGATAAACTACAAACCTGAAGAATGCCCGTTATGTAAAAAAAATATACCCGTTACCAAGCCAGGAGGTTTATAA
- a CDS encoding MFS transporter, whose translation MPALLNFFFLASWTLPIIFIPLIARQYTDNLFLISLILTLYNAVVLFSSTIFGRLGDTVGRKKVVILGFLISGVVLFAHNFIGDISSLYVLRGLAGIGSGMIPGPLAALVGSGSVGIFTASGSFGFMVASILAGVLKKDFIIFTTAAFLCFIGLFLSFFIKEQKKRLSVPLFPYEIIKKNIDVYLPYLIRHSAASAIWAVFPIYLTTLGVDKFRIGILYAVNPLMQVTFMLLPARLKSSRLITTGLVSSSLTFLGYAVAPHWGYLIGLQALLGFSWANLYLGSMKHLLKHNAEQSTATGVLNSIFGLSGIIGPLLGGLVTFFGLRVLLYFSSFLALCAFIISRILKGRAG comes from the coding sequence ATACCCGCGCTCCTCAATTTTTTCTTTCTCGCTTCCTGGACCTTACCCATTATATTTATACCATTAATCGCCCGTCAATATACCGATAATCTTTTTCTCATCTCCCTGATTCTCACCCTTTATAATGCGGTCGTGCTGTTCTCTTCAACGATCTTCGGACGGCTCGGCGACACCGTGGGTAGAAAAAAGGTCGTGATTCTCGGATTTTTGATTTCAGGGGTGGTTTTATTCGCACATAACTTCATCGGTGATATTTCGTCTTTGTATGTGCTGCGGGGACTGGCGGGTATCGGTTCAGGAATGATTCCCGGTCCCCTTGCGGCGTTGGTCGGAAGCGGCTCGGTGGGGATTTTTACGGCGTCGGGTTCTTTCGGATTTATGGTGGCGAGCATCCTGGCAGGGGTCTTGAAGAAAGACTTCATAATCTTTACGACCGCGGCATTCCTCTGCTTTATCGGATTGTTCCTTTCATTTTTCATCAAAGAGCAGAAAAAGAGATTATCTGTTCCACTGTTCCCCTATGAAATCATCAAAAAGAATATCGATGTCTATCTTCCCTATTTAATCAGACACAGCGCCGCTTCGGCGATCTGGGCGGTGTTTCCGATATATCTTACCACTCTCGGTGTGGATAAATTCAGAATCGGAATTCTTTATGCGGTCAATCCCCTTATGCAGGTGACCTTTATGCTTCTGCCCGCCCGATTAAAGAGTTCGCGTTTGATCACCACAGGACTCGTTTCTTCTTCCCTGACTTTCCTGGGATATGCAGTGGCACCGCACTGGGGTTATCTGATTGGATTACAGGCGCTCCTCGGTTTTTCCTGGGCAAATCTTTATCTCGGTTCAATGAAGCACCTTTTAAAGCACAATGCCGAACAATCGACGGCTACAGGAGTTTTGAATTCAATCTTCGGCCTTTCCGGAATCATCGGTCCCCTCCTCGGCGGACTCGTCACTTTTTTCGGTTTAAGGGTGCTGCTGTACTTCTCTTCTTTTCTTGCGCTTTGCGCCTTTATAATTTCCAGAATCCTAAAAGGGCGAGCAGGATGA